The Cloeon dipterum chromosome 3, ieCloDipt1.1, whole genome shotgun sequence genome includes a region encoding these proteins:
- the LOC135939752 gene encoding cytochrome b5 reductase 4 isoform X1, with product MCEPNTLNVSASLCPERPAPKSQDEKTQSRKPNTLSAVPKKLLSTENVGSATGNPRNKVALRPGHSLMDWIRLGNSGKDLTGVGGVPRDVPASELAKHNRQDDAWLAVKGRVYNVTHYMDFHPGGVEELMRGVGKDATSLFNQVHAWVNYESILQKCMVGPLRGGLLFSASKPMQPLTQLLFGKKGEKAEMPPPSAKAIEYNPSGTPSLSSAVAPKPSNPRLDWFQQLGAVTLVLYARQVSRIPGKLPPWVRVTLDDGGTKVSILVCNVGGEPGLTYEARLELSAPVTWPCTAVRVHPDSGKVEVTFKKATDVIWKTFGVPDEAHGVISQDVQAESEFWPVHLVEETQVNHNSKVLQFKFSTRVCFTVPVGHHFRVQKNIQGVIVARSYTPIVPSLKSYSYDCDSIYLMVKSYPDGALSSALCNLEVEQKGFEVSRPVGNFDARCLSDASRLCLIAAGTGITPMVRVILHVLADSRKYCKLVKLAFFNKTEKDILWKEQFSSLSQEDERFHVQHILSEASDDWSGTRGRIRTDIIESLLIEKEGLSVSDALKQEPTFFCVCGPTPFTETTKRLLDEMKVPKSQYHCFLG from the exons ATGTGTGAGCCTAATACGCTGAATGTTTCTGCAAGTCTTTGCCCTGAACGACCAGCTCCGAAATCGCAAGATGAAAAAACACAATCACGCAAGCCGAATACTCTTTCGGCTGTTCCGAAAAAACTTCTCTCCACCGAAAATGTTGGATCAGCCACAG GCAATCCGCGCAACAAGGTGGCCCTTCGTCCCGGCCACTCGCTCATGGACTGGATCCGGCTGGGCAACTCGGGCAAGGACCTGACCGGCGTGGGTGGCGTGCCGCGCGACGTACCTGCGTCCGAGCTGGCCAAGCACAACCGGCAGGACGACGCGTGGCTGGCCGTCAAGG GTCGCGTGTACAATGTGACACACTACATGGATTTCCATCCCGGAGGCGTGGAGGAACTAATGAGAGGCGTCGGCAAAGACGCCACTAGTCTCTTTAATCAG GTTCACGCCTGGGTGAACTACGAATCCATCCTGCAAAAGTGCATGGTCGGCCCTTTGCGCGGAGGACTCTTGTTTTCAGCCAGCAAACCCATGCAGCCCCTCACTCAACTTTTGTTCGGCAAGAAAGGGGAAAAGGCTGAAATGCCTCCTCCGTCTGCCAAAGCAATag agTACAATCCTTCTGGCACTCCAAGTCTATCATCAGCAGTGGCGCCAAAGCCAAGCAACCCTCGGCTAGATTGGTTCCAACAGCTGGGCGCGGTCACACTTGTCCTCTACGCCCGTCAGGTGTCTCGAATTCCAGGGAAGCTTCCGCCGTGGGTCAGGGTCACCCTGGACGACGGGGGCACCAAAGTGTCCATCCTGGTCTGCAACGTGGGCGGCGAGCCCGGTTTGACCTACGAGGCGCGTCTGGAGCTGAGTGCGCCTGTCACGTGGCCTTGCACCGCGGTCAGGGTGCATCCTGATTCAGGCAAGGTCGAGGTCACGTTCAAGAAGGCGACCGACGTCATTTGGAAGACGTTTGGCGTTCCTGACGAAGCGCACGGAGTCATTTCGCAAGATGTGCAAGCCGAGAGCGAGTTCTGGCCTGTGCATCTGGTGGAGGAAACTCAAGTTAACCACAACAGTAAAGTGCTGCAATTCAAGTTTTCGACCAGGGTGTGTTTCACTGTGCCTGTTGGACATCATTTCAGAGTGCAAAAGAATATTCAAG GTGTGATAGTTGCAAGAAGTTACACCCCAATTGTGCCTTCCCTCAAGTCCTACTCGTACGACTGCGACTCAATTTACCTCATGGTCAAATCATATCCAGACGGAGCCCTGAGTTCCGCTCTTTGCAACCTGGAAGTCGAGCAGAAGGGTTTCGAAGTCAGCCGACCTGTAGGAAATTTTGACGCGCGATGTTTGTCAGACGCCAGCAGACTCTGTCTGATTGCTGCTGGCACTGGCATAACCCCGATGGTCAGGGTAATTTTGCATGTCTTGGCAGACAGCAGAAAGTATTG TAAATTGGTGAAGCTGGCCTTCTTCAATAAAACAGAAAAGGACATTTTATGGAAAGAACAGTTCAGTTCTTTATCTCAGGAGGACGagag GTTTCATGTGCAACACATCCTTTCCGAGGCAAGTGACGACTGGTCTGGAACAAGAGGGCGGATCAGAACAGATATTATCGAGTCACTTCTGATTGAAAAGGAGGGCCTCAGCGTTAGTGATGCTTTAAAACAAGAACCAACCTTCTTTTGCGTGTGCGGCCCCACACCTTTTACTGAAACGACAAAAAG GCTCTTGGATGAAATGAAGGTGCCTAAAAGTCAGTACCACTGTTTCCTCGGCTGA
- the LOC135939752 gene encoding cytochrome b5 reductase 4 isoform X2 — MPWCNCCCLGRRRQQQQQHPDDSAPSATAPSGNPRNKVALRPGHSLMDWIRLGNSGKDLTGVGGVPRDVPASELAKHNRQDDAWLAVKGRVYNVTHYMDFHPGGVEELMRGVGKDATSLFNQVHAWVNYESILQKCMVGPLRGGLLFSASKPMQPLTQLLFGKKGEKAEMPPPSAKAIEYNPSGTPSLSSAVAPKPSNPRLDWFQQLGAVTLVLYARQVSRIPGKLPPWVRVTLDDGGTKVSILVCNVGGEPGLTYEARLELSAPVTWPCTAVRVHPDSGKVEVTFKKATDVIWKTFGVPDEAHGVISQDVQAESEFWPVHLVEETQVNHNSKVLQFKFSTRVCFTVPVGHHFRVQKNIQGVIVARSYTPIVPSLKSYSYDCDSIYLMVKSYPDGALSSALCNLEVEQKGFEVSRPVGNFDARCLSDASRLCLIAAGTGITPMVRVILHVLADSRKYCKLVKLAFFNKTEKDILWKEQFSSLSQEDERFHVQHILSEASDDWSGTRGRIRTDIIESLLIEKEGLSVSDALKQEPTFFCVCGPTPFTETTKRLLDEMKVPKSQYHCFLG; from the exons ATGCCCTGGTGCAACTGCTGCTGCCTCGGCCGACGCcgccaacaacaacaacaacacccGGATGACTCGGCGCCGTCCGCCACCGCTCCGTCAG GCAATCCGCGCAACAAGGTGGCCCTTCGTCCCGGCCACTCGCTCATGGACTGGATCCGGCTGGGCAACTCGGGCAAGGACCTGACCGGCGTGGGTGGCGTGCCGCGCGACGTACCTGCGTCCGAGCTGGCCAAGCACAACCGGCAGGACGACGCGTGGCTGGCCGTCAAGG GTCGCGTGTACAATGTGACACACTACATGGATTTCCATCCCGGAGGCGTGGAGGAACTAATGAGAGGCGTCGGCAAAGACGCCACTAGTCTCTTTAATCAG GTTCACGCCTGGGTGAACTACGAATCCATCCTGCAAAAGTGCATGGTCGGCCCTTTGCGCGGAGGACTCTTGTTTTCAGCCAGCAAACCCATGCAGCCCCTCACTCAACTTTTGTTCGGCAAGAAAGGGGAAAAGGCTGAAATGCCTCCTCCGTCTGCCAAAGCAATag agTACAATCCTTCTGGCACTCCAAGTCTATCATCAGCAGTGGCGCCAAAGCCAAGCAACCCTCGGCTAGATTGGTTCCAACAGCTGGGCGCGGTCACACTTGTCCTCTACGCCCGTCAGGTGTCTCGAATTCCAGGGAAGCTTCCGCCGTGGGTCAGGGTCACCCTGGACGACGGGGGCACCAAAGTGTCCATCCTGGTCTGCAACGTGGGCGGCGAGCCCGGTTTGACCTACGAGGCGCGTCTGGAGCTGAGTGCGCCTGTCACGTGGCCTTGCACCGCGGTCAGGGTGCATCCTGATTCAGGCAAGGTCGAGGTCACGTTCAAGAAGGCGACCGACGTCATTTGGAAGACGTTTGGCGTTCCTGACGAAGCGCACGGAGTCATTTCGCAAGATGTGCAAGCCGAGAGCGAGTTCTGGCCTGTGCATCTGGTGGAGGAAACTCAAGTTAACCACAACAGTAAAGTGCTGCAATTCAAGTTTTCGACCAGGGTGTGTTTCACTGTGCCTGTTGGACATCATTTCAGAGTGCAAAAGAATATTCAAG GTGTGATAGTTGCAAGAAGTTACACCCCAATTGTGCCTTCCCTCAAGTCCTACTCGTACGACTGCGACTCAATTTACCTCATGGTCAAATCATATCCAGACGGAGCCCTGAGTTCCGCTCTTTGCAACCTGGAAGTCGAGCAGAAGGGTTTCGAAGTCAGCCGACCTGTAGGAAATTTTGACGCGCGATGTTTGTCAGACGCCAGCAGACTCTGTCTGATTGCTGCTGGCACTGGCATAACCCCGATGGTCAGGGTAATTTTGCATGTCTTGGCAGACAGCAGAAAGTATTG TAAATTGGTGAAGCTGGCCTTCTTCAATAAAACAGAAAAGGACATTTTATGGAAAGAACAGTTCAGTTCTTTATCTCAGGAGGACGagag GTTTCATGTGCAACACATCCTTTCCGAGGCAAGTGACGACTGGTCTGGAACAAGAGGGCGGATCAGAACAGATATTATCGAGTCACTTCTGATTGAAAAGGAGGGCCTCAGCGTTAGTGATGCTTTAAAACAAGAACCAACCTTCTTTTGCGTGTGCGGCCCCACACCTTTTACTGAAACGACAAAAAG GCTCTTGGATGAAATGAAGGTGCCTAAAAGTCAGTACCACTGTTTCCTCGGCTGA